A genomic region of Raphanus sativus cultivar WK10039 chromosome 6, ASM80110v3, whole genome shotgun sequence contains the following coding sequences:
- the LOC108838667 gene encoding protein ANTHESIS POMOTING FACTOR 1, whose protein sequence is MGLYIYKSAPQNRKNRRGIFVRDCSGAGECSEITGGAMVGGAQGEREERVSLELSEELVRSMEPGAVFRDYNCRISSIDFNKNSSYMVTASDDDSIRLYDVATATCMKTVNSKKYGVDLVCFTSHPTTVIYSSRNGWDDSLRLLSLHDNKYLRYFKGHHDRVVSLSLCSAGESFISGSLDRTVLLWDQRVEKCQGLLRVQGRPAAAYDDQGLVFTIAFGGYIRMFDSRMYHKGPFEIFSVGGDLSEANVVKFSNDGRFMLLTTMDGHIHVLDSFRGTLLSTYSVKPVAEESTLDATFSPDGMYVVSGSGDGSAHAWSVRSGKQVQSWMGGHGSEAPPVIKWAPGSPMFVTGSSELAFVIPDLSKLSAYANRK, encoded by the exons ATGGGCCTTTATATTTATAAGTCAGCCCCCCAAAATCGAAAGAATAGGCGGGGGATATTTGTTAGGGATTGTTCCGGGGCGGGGGAGTGTAGCGAGATCACCGGCGGAGCAATGGTTG GGGGGGCGCAAGGGGAGAGAGAGGAAAGAGTATCGTTGGAACTGAGTGAAGAATTAGTAAGGAGCATGGAACCTGGCGCTGTTTTCAGAGACTAT AATTGCAGGATCAGCTCGATTGACTTTAACAAAAATTCGAGTTATATGGTGACGGCTAGCGACGATGACTCCATTCGTCTCTACGATGTTGCTACCGCTAC ATGCATGAAGACGGTGAACAGCAAAAAGTATGGGGTTGATCTGGTTTGCTTCACATCGCATCCTACCACTGTCATCTACTCTTCCCGTAACGGCTGGGACG ACTCTCTGCGTCTTCTCTCTTTGCACGATAACAAGTATTTGCGCTACTTCAAAGGACATCATGACAG AGTTGTTTCGCTTAGCTTGTGTTCTGCTGGTGAATCCTTCATCTCCGGTTCTCTTGATCGAACTGTTTTGCTTTGGGATCAAAGAGTCGAGAAATGCCAG GGTCTCTTACGAGTCCAAGGAAGGCCTGCTGCAGCTTATGATGATCAAGGTTTAGTTTTTACTATTGCCTTTGGTGGCTACATCAGAATGTTTGATTCCCGTATGTACCATAAG GGGCCTTTTGAAATATTCTCCGTTGGTGGTGATCTTTCTGAGGCAAACGTTGTCAAATTTAGTAATGATGGAAGGTTCATGCTGCTTACAACCATGGACGGTCATATTCACGTGCTTGACTCTTTTCGTGGAACACTC CTATCCACTTATAGTGTGAAACCAGTGGCTGAAGAATCTACATTGGATGCAACCTTCAGTCCTGACGGGATGTATGTTGTTTCAG GTTCAGGAGATGGTAGTGCCCATGCATGGAGTGTGAGGAGCGGAAAACAG GTTCAGAGTTGGATGGGTGGTCATGGGAGTGAAGCCCCTCCGGTAATAAAATGGGCTCCAGGAAGTCCCATGTTTGTGACAGGCTCATCCGAGCTTGCTTTTGTTATCCCTGACTTATCTAAATTGTCTGCTTATGCCAATCGGAAATAA
- the LOC130495527 gene encoding uncharacterized protein LOC130495527, translated as MVNCSWSEAFPMGRSCYLRFEGSDHRPLITYFNNSRTQKKGLFRFNRSLTEKSEVETVVESAWNHAPLDSVIMKLNSCRRGIIKWTKEQNKKANIIIQQKQEALEVALCAGTPDQAAIESLTNTLILAYREEEQFWLQRSRIQWLKSGDRNTGFFHAATRQRRLQNTLSVIEDDDDKEYFNEDQICSVISAYFNNIFSSNGNHDFSRLDSLLSCKVTDEMNQHLTGIPSDSEIREAAFSINGGKAPGPDGFSAKFYHAYWHIIGPDVTRDVRHFFTSGTLHPQQNETHVRLIPKTTGARKVSDYRPIALCNTHYKIIAKILTRRLKPLLPALISKTQSAFVTGRAIGDNVLITHETLHYLRTSEAKKYCSMAVKTDMSKAYDRIEWGFLRAVLDRMGFAQIWIGWIMSCVESVSYSFLINGSPMGSVKPSRGIRQGDPLSPYLFILCTEVLSAMCEKAQQDGSLAGIRVARGSPFINHLLFADDTMFLCRSSAPSVNALLRILRSYEELSGQRINFLKSATTFSAKTPAEVKARVKTTLGIEAEGGLGKYLGLPEHFGRKKRDIFASILDRIRQKAHSWTSRFLSGAGKQVLLRAVLSAMPNYSMSCFKLPVSLCKQIQSLLTRFWWDANPETRKMCWVAWSTLTLAKYAGGLGFRDIETFNDALLAKIGWRLLKDPQSLLGQVLLGKYARNNFFLDCQAPSNASHGWRSVLAGREILLKGLSWAVGSGDKIKIWKDPWLSCEAPMLPIGPPTEADAERTVSDLLCPISNCWDIDKIRSLLPQYEEVIMRIVTSSAPAPDCLVWLPERSGNYSTKTGYGLGMEPHFAAGALSIPFNWNKCIWNIKTSPKIKDFLWKLVRKAIPVSSNLARRGIPAFNCKRCDCVEDDLHVFLLCSIAEQVWEAAPLANKPLSTTPSMADLIAAASNLTVLPPVGLSTPLWPWILWQLWKARNKLCFENKAFSSMEIISKALAHAKEWEKAQELEKPLLAPGVLDHTRNPPRREPRPSSDTVLCNVDAAWDARTLNCGIGGIFSGQEHIPKLVNISASRRFVSSAIMAEAIAIRSAVLYAASSNVKSLMIRSDSQSLVKMLRGRDSSPALFGILFDIYYFSSSFDAISFVYVPRLSNMQADSVAKSALLLLNSSSIRGV; from the coding sequence ATGGTTAATTGCTCTTGGAGTGAAGCGTTCCCAATGGGGAGGAGCTGTTACCTACGCTTTGAGGGATCCGATCACAGACCTCTCATCACATATTTCAACAACTCGAGGACACAGAAGAAAGGTCTGTTCAGGTTTAATCGCTCGCTTACAGAGAAATCTGAGGTGGAGACAGTCGTCGAATCAGCATGGAACCACGCCCCCCTTGACTCAGTTATTATGAAGTTGAACTCTTGTCGCAGAGGCATAATTAAGTGGACAAAAGAGCAGAACAAGAAGGCAAATATCATCATCCAGCAGAAGCAGGAagctctcgaggttgctctatgCGCAGGAACTCCAGACCAGGCAGCGATTGAGAGTCTCACAAACACCCTGATCCTTGCTTACCGAGAAGAAGAGCAATTCTGGTTACAACGCAGCAGGATTCAATGGCTAAAGAGTGGTGATCGAAACACCGGTTTCTTCCACGCTGCTACACGGCAGAGACGGTTGCAAAATACACTTTCTGTtattgaagatgatgatgataaagagtATTTTAACGAGGATCAAATTTGCTCTGTAATCTCAGCATATTTCAATAACATTTTCAGCTCCAATGGGAATCACGATTTCAGTAGACTCGATAGCCTCCTTAGCTGCAAAGTGACAGACGAAATGAATCAACACCTTACCGGTATACCGAGTGATTCGGAAATCAGAGAAGCAGCTTTCTCGATAAACGGTGGCAAAGCACCAGGCCCGGACGGGTTCTCCGCAAAGTTTTACCATGCGTACTGGCACATTATTGGCCCAGATGTCACTAGAGATGTTCGTCACTTCTTCACCTCTGGTACACTACATCCGCAGCAGAATGAAACGCATGTCCGCCTCATACCAAAGACTACGGGTGCGCGCAAGGTTTCCGACTATCGCCCGATTGCTCTATGCAATACACACTACAAGATTATTGCAAAGATCTTGACTAGACGACTGAAACCACTTCTTCCAGCGCTCATCTCCAAAACCCAATCGGCTTTTGTAACAGGGCGAGCTATAGGCGACAATGTACTCATCACTCACGAAACCCTTCATTATCTACGTACCTCAGAGGCGAAGAAGTACTGCTCGATGGCGGTCAAAACCGACATGAGTAAAGCATACGATAGGATTGAATGGGGGTTTTTACGAGCTGTCCTCGACCGAATGGGATTTGCGCAGATTTGGATCGGTTGGATCATGAGTTGTGTGGAATCAGTTTCCTACTCCTTTCTCATTAACGGTTCCCCTATGGGGTCCGTCAAGCCATCCCGTGGAATACGGCAAGGAGACCCGCTATCTCCATATCTTTTCATACTGTGTACAGAGGTACTTTCAGCCATGTGCGAGAAGGCTCAGCAGGACGGCTCTCTCGCTGGTATACGGGTGGCAAGGGGAAGCCCGTTCATCAATCACCTCCTCTTTGCCGATGACACCATGTTCTTATGTCGCTCTAGTGCTCCCAGCGTTAATGCTCTTCTCCGCATCCTCAGATCCTATGAAGAGCTATCGGGACAGAGAATTAACTTCTTGAAGTCAGCCACTACTTTTTCTGCAAAAACGCCGGCTGAGGTTAAAGCTCGGGTTAAAACCACGCTTGGTATCGAGGCTGAAGGAGGACTCGGGAAATATCTCGGACTCCCCGAGCACTTTGGAAGAAAAAAGAGGGACATTTTCGCTTCGATTCTTGACCGTATCCGCCAGAAAGCTCATAGCTGGACCTCTCGCTTTCTCTCCGGAGCCGGGAAACAAGTTTTGTTGCGAGCAGTCCTCTCTGCTATGCCAAATTACTCCATGTCCTGTTTCAAACTTCCCGTCTCTCTATGCAAGCAAATCCAGTCGCTACTAACTAGATTCTGGTGGGACGCCAACCCGGAAACAAGAAAGATGTGTTGGGTGGCTTGGTCTACTCTGACATTAGCAAAGTACGCAGGAGGATTGGGATTTCGGGACATTGAGACTTTCAACGATGCTCTACTCGCAAAGATAGGTTGGCGATTGTTAAAGGATCCTCAGTCGCTCCTCGGGCAAGTACTGTTGGGAAAGTATGCGAGAAACAACTTCTTCCTTGATTGTCAAGCCCCGTCAAATGCTTCTCATGGATGGCGTAGCGTCTTAGCTGGACGGGAGATACTTCTGAAAGGTCTCAGCTGGGCAGTGGGAAGTggagataaaattaaaatctggAAGGACCCTTGGCTGTCGTGTGAAGCTCCTATGCTCCCGATAGGGCCACCTACTGAGGCTGATGCGGAACGCACTGTGAGTGACTTACTATGCCCCATATCCAACTGTTGGGACATAGATAAGATTAGAAGCCTCCTCCCTCAGTATGAGGAAGTCATTATGCGCATAGTCACTAGTTCAGCCCCTGCTCCGGACTGTCTTGTCTGGCTCCCGGAAAGATCAGGCAACTACTCTACCAAGACAGGCTACGGACTAGGAATGGAGCCCCATTTTGCTGCTGGTGCACTCTCTATTCCCTTCAATTGGAATAAATGCATATGGAACATTAAAACATCTCCAAAAATCAAAGATTTCCTCTGGAAACTGGTGCGGAAAGCCATCCCTGTCAGCTCAAACTTAGCTCGCCGTGGCATCCCTGCTTTTAACTGTAAGAGATGTGATTGTGTTGAGGATGATCTACATGTTTTCTTGCTATGTTCGATTGCTGAGCAGGTATGGGAGGCAGCACCGCTAGCTAACAAACCTCTGTCTACAACTCCTTCAATGGCGGACCTCATCGCAGCGGCGTCTAACCTCACTGTTCTTCCTCCGGTGGGACTCTCGACTCCATTATGGCCCTGGATTCTCTGGCAGCTGTGGAAGGCCAGAAACAAGTTGTGCTTTGAAAATAAAGCTTTTTCCAGTATGGAAATTATCTCTAAGGCTCTGGCGCATGCGAAGGAGTGGGAAAAAGCGCAGGAACTGGAGAAACCATTGCTCGCTCCAGGTGTTTTGGATCACACTCGGAACCCTCCCAGGCGCGAACCTAGGCCTTCAAGCGACACTGTTCTGTGTAATGTTGATGCAGCCTGGGATGCAAGAACCTTGAATTGTGGAATAGGGGGAATCTTCTCGGGTCAGGAGCATATCCCGAAGCTTGTCAACATCTCCGCCTCCAGACGCTTTGTTTCTTCGGCAATCATGGCTGAGGCCATTGCCATTCGTTCAGCAGTGCTATATGCTGCTTCCTCAAATGTTAAGTCCCTTATGATCAGGAGTGACTCTCAATCCCTTGTGAAGATGCTGAGGGGAAGAGACTCATCACCAGCCTTGTTTGGGATTTTATTTGATATCTATTATTTTAGTTCTTCCTTTGATgcaatttcttttgtttatgttCCTCGTTTGAGTAATATGCAGGCTGATTCAGTGGCAAAATCAGCCCTTCTATTGCTAAACTCTTCCTCCATTAGAGGAGTGTAA
- the LOC108838668 gene encoding dehydrin Rab18: MASYQNRPGAQATDEYGNPIQQLDEYGNPIGGRGYGTGGGLGATGGGGYGTGGGYGGGATGGTYGTGGEGYGAGTGALGAGAGGRHHGQQQLHKESGGGGGGLGGMLHRSGSGSSSSSEDDGQGGRRKKKGITDKIKEKLPGHHDQSSGQSQGMGMGTTTGYDAGGYGGEHHEKKGMMDKIKEKLPGGGGRH; this comes from the exons atggcttcTTACCAGAACCGACCCGGAGCTCAGGCTACTGACGAGTACGGAAACCCCATCCAGCAGTTGGACGAGTATGGAAACCCGATTGGCGGTCGAGGATACGGGACAGGTGGCGGCCTTGGAGCGACCGGAGGAGGAGGTTATGGAACTGGTGGAGGATACGGCGGAGGAGCCACGGGTGGGACCTACGGGACAGGTGGCGAAGGATACGGGGCTGGAACTGGAGCATTGGGAGCAGGCGCAGGTGGTAGGCACCACGGCCAACAGCAACTCCATAAGGaaagtggtggtggtggtggtggcttgGGAGGAATGCTTCACCGCTCTGGATCCGGATCCAGCTCTAGCTCT GAGGATGATGGGCAAGGTgggaggagaaagaagaagggaATCACTGATAAGATCAAGGAGAAGTTGCCAGGCCATCATGATCAGTCTTCTGGTCAATCTCAAGGGATGGGAATGGGAACTACCACCGGTTATGATGCCGGAGGCTACGGTGGTGAGCACCACGAGAAGAAGGGGATGATGGACAAAATCAAGGAAAAGCTTCCCGGTGGTGGTGGTCGTCATTAA
- the LOC108812503 gene encoding peroxidase 72, whose translation MMKPIVSQENNKVTRNRVKLQRVRTRQEKNLKKMALPLNILIAALSLIVLSPLGFCSKTYESGGYLFPQFYDHSCPKAQEIVQSIVAKAFAHDPRMPASLLRLHFHDCFVKGCDASILLDSSGTIISEKRSNPNRNSARGFELIEEIKHALEQECPETVSCADILALAARDSTVITGGPRWEVPLGRRDARGASLSGSNNDIPAPNNTFQTILTKFKRQGLDLVDLVSLSGSHTIGDSRCTSFRQRLYNQSGNGKPDLTLNQYYASVLRKQCPRSGGDQNLFALDLATQFKFDNQYFKNLIMYKGLLSSDEVLFTENRESKELVKLYAENEEAFFEQFGKSMVKMGNISPLTGGRGEIRRICRRVNHKSY comes from the exons ATGATGAAACCCATTGTATCCcaagaaaataacaaagttaCAAGAAACAGAGTTAAACTCCAACGAGTACGTACTCGTCAAGAAAAGAATCTTAAAAAAATGGCGCTACCATTGAATATCCTTATCgcagctctctctctcattgTCTTGTCTCCTCTTGGTTTTTGTTCCAAAACCTATGAAAGTGGAGGCTATCTCTTCCCTCAGTTCTACGACCACTCGTGTCCTAAAGCTCAAGAGATTGTTCAGTCCATTGTCGCTAAAGCATTCGCACATGACCCTCGCATGCCTGCCTCCTTGCTCAGACTTCATTTCCACGATTGTTTCGTCAAG GGATGTGATGCTTCCATACTATTGGACAGCAGCGGAACCATAATCAGCGAGAAACGATCAAACCCTAACCGAAACTCAGCCCGTGGTTTCGAGCTCATCGAAGAAATCAAACATGCTTTAGAACAGGAGTGTCCTGAAACAGTTTCTTGCGCCGATATATTAGCGCTAGCCGCCAGAGACTCAACTGTCATC ACAGGTGGACCGAGGTGGGAAGTACCACTAGGAAGAAGAGATGCGAGAGGAGCAAGCTTGAGTGGTTCAAACAACGACATTCCTGCTCCTAACAACACATTTCAAACCATCCTCACTAAGTTCAAGCGTCAAGGCCTCGATCTCGTCGATCTTGTCTCCCTCTCTG GAAGCCACACCATAGGAGACTCGAGGTGCACAAGTTTCAGGCAGAGGTTATACAACCAGTCTGGCAACGGTAAGCCTGATCTAACCCTAAACCAGTACTACGCATCCGTGTTGCGGAAGCAATGTCCAAGATCCGGCGGTGACCAAAACCTCTTCGCCCTCGACCTGGCGACACAGTTCAAGTTCGACAACCAATACTTCAAGAACCTGATAATGTACAAAGGGCTACTGAGCTCAGACGAGGTATTGTTCACGGAGAACAGAGAGTCGAAGGAGCTGGTGAAGCTGTATGCAGAGAATGAAGAGGCCTTCTTCGAGCAGTTCGGGAAATCGATGGTGAAGATGGGGAATATATCTCCGTTGACAGGAGGGAGGGGAGAGATTCGGCGAATCTGCCGGAGGGTTAACCATAAGTCTTATTAA
- the LOC108813255 gene encoding folate transporter 1, chloroplastic isoform X3, giving the protein MVGAWEWENATAGGVAGFATVAAMHPLDVVRTRFQVNDGRGLSALPTYKNTAHALFTIARLEGLRGGLYAGFFPAVIGSTLSWSLYFFFYGRAKQRYARGRDDDKLTPPLHLASAAEAGALVCFCTNPIWLVKTRLQLQTPLHQTPPYSGLLDAFRTIIKEEGPRALYKGILPALLLVSHGAIQFTAYEELRKLIVDFKDKRRNSESTSDNLLNSADYAALGGSSKVAAVLLTYPFQVIRARLQQRPSTNGTPRYIDSLHVMRETARFEGLRGFYRGLTANLLKNVPASSITFIVYENVLKLLKQPPTK; this is encoded by the exons ATGGTGGGGGCATGGGAGTGGGAAAATGCAACAGCGGGAGGCGTGGCAGGATTCGCAACAGTAGCTGCTATGCACCCTCTTGATGTTGTCCGTACTAGATTCCAAG TGAACGACGGAAGAGGGCTAAGTGCTCTTCCGACTTACAAGAACACAGCTCACGCTCTCTTCACCATTGCCCGCCTCGAG GGATTGAGAGGAGGACTTTATGCAGGTTTCTTCCCTGCTGTCATCGGTTCCACTCTTTCCTGGAGCTTATACTTCTTCTT TTATGGAAGAGCGAAACAGAGATACGCTAGAGGCAGGGACGATGACAAACTCACCCCTCCTCTTCACCTCGCTTCTGCTGCTGAAGCTGGTGCCTTG GTCTGTTTCTGCACCAATCCTATTTGGCTTGTCAAGACTAGATTACAGCTTCAGACTCCTCTTCATCAAACCCCACCCTACTCCGGCCTTTTAG ATGCCTTTAGAACCATTATCAAAGAGGAAGGACCCAGGGCCCTCTATAAGGGTATTCTCCCTGCTCTTCTTCTG GTTTCTCATGGTGCTATTCAATTCACAGCGTACGAGGAACTCCGTAAACTCATTGTGGATTTCAAAGACAAGAGAAGAAATTCCGAATCCACTTCTGATAATTTATTG AACTCGGCGGATTATGCTGCACTGGGCGGCTCCTCCAAAGTCGCAGCAGTTCTTCTTACATATCCATTTCAAGTTATTAGAGCACGATTACAG cAAAGACCTAGTACCAACGGAACCCCAAGATATATAGACAGCTTACATGTCATGAGAGAAACCGCCAG ATTCGAGGGTCTCAGAGGTTTCTACAGGGGACTAACAGCTAATCTATTGAAAAATGTGCCTGCTTCTTCCATCACTTTCATCGTCTACGAAAACGTTCTGAAATTGCTGAAACAACCTCCAACGAAATAg
- the LOC108813255 gene encoding folate transporter 1, chloroplastic isoform X1 produces the protein MVGAWEWENATAGGVAGFATVAAMHPLDVVRTRFQVNDGRGLSALPTYKNTAHALFTIARLEGLRGGLYAGFFPAVIGSTLSWSLYFFFYGRAKQRYARGRDDDKLTPPLHLASAAEAGALVCFCTNPIWLVKTRLQLQTPLHQTPPYSGLLDAFRTIIKEEGPRALYKGILPALLLFLQQVSHGAIQFTAYEELRKLIVDFKDKRRNSESTSDNLLNSADYAALGGSSKVAAVLLTYPFQVIRARLQQRPSTNGTPRYIDSLHVMRETARFEGLRGFYRGLTANLLKNVPASSITFIVYENVLKLLKQPPTK, from the exons ATGGTGGGGGCATGGGAGTGGGAAAATGCAACAGCGGGAGGCGTGGCAGGATTCGCAACAGTAGCTGCTATGCACCCTCTTGATGTTGTCCGTACTAGATTCCAAG TGAACGACGGAAGAGGGCTAAGTGCTCTTCCGACTTACAAGAACACAGCTCACGCTCTCTTCACCATTGCCCGCCTCGAG GGATTGAGAGGAGGACTTTATGCAGGTTTCTTCCCTGCTGTCATCGGTTCCACTCTTTCCTGGAGCTTATACTTCTTCTT TTATGGAAGAGCGAAACAGAGATACGCTAGAGGCAGGGACGATGACAAACTCACCCCTCCTCTTCACCTCGCTTCTGCTGCTGAAGCTGGTGCCTTG GTCTGTTTCTGCACCAATCCTATTTGGCTTGTCAAGACTAGATTACAGCTTCAGACTCCTCTTCATCAAACCCCACCCTACTCCGGCCTTTTAG ATGCCTTTAGAACCATTATCAAAGAGGAAGGACCCAGGGCCCTCTATAAGGGTATTCTCCCTGCTCTTCTTCTG TTTCTTCAGCAGGTTTCTCATGGTGCTATTCAATTCACAGCGTACGAGGAACTCCGTAAACTCATTGTGGATTTCAAAGACAAGAGAAGAAATTCCGAATCCACTTCTGATAATTTATTG AACTCGGCGGATTATGCTGCACTGGGCGGCTCCTCCAAAGTCGCAGCAGTTCTTCTTACATATCCATTTCAAGTTATTAGAGCACGATTACAG cAAAGACCTAGTACCAACGGAACCCCAAGATATATAGACAGCTTACATGTCATGAGAGAAACCGCCAG ATTCGAGGGTCTCAGAGGTTTCTACAGGGGACTAACAGCTAATCTATTGAAAAATGTGCCTGCTTCTTCCATCACTTTCATCGTCTACGAAAACGTTCTGAAATTGCTGAAACAACCTCCAACGAAATAg
- the LOC108813255 gene encoding folate transporter 1, chloroplastic isoform X2 translates to MVGAWEWENATAGGVAGFATVAAMHPLDVVRTRFQVNDGRGLSALPTYKNTAHALFTIARLEGLRGGLYAGFFPAVIGSTLSWSLYFFFYGRAKQRYARGRDDDKLTPPLHLASAAEAGALVCFCTNPIWLVKTRLQLQTPLHQTPPYSGLLDAFRTIIKEEGPRALYKGILPALLLQVSHGAIQFTAYEELRKLIVDFKDKRRNSESTSDNLLNSADYAALGGSSKVAAVLLTYPFQVIRARLQQRPSTNGTPRYIDSLHVMRETARFEGLRGFYRGLTANLLKNVPASSITFIVYENVLKLLKQPPTK, encoded by the exons ATGGTGGGGGCATGGGAGTGGGAAAATGCAACAGCGGGAGGCGTGGCAGGATTCGCAACAGTAGCTGCTATGCACCCTCTTGATGTTGTCCGTACTAGATTCCAAG TGAACGACGGAAGAGGGCTAAGTGCTCTTCCGACTTACAAGAACACAGCTCACGCTCTCTTCACCATTGCCCGCCTCGAG GGATTGAGAGGAGGACTTTATGCAGGTTTCTTCCCTGCTGTCATCGGTTCCACTCTTTCCTGGAGCTTATACTTCTTCTT TTATGGAAGAGCGAAACAGAGATACGCTAGAGGCAGGGACGATGACAAACTCACCCCTCCTCTTCACCTCGCTTCTGCTGCTGAAGCTGGTGCCTTG GTCTGTTTCTGCACCAATCCTATTTGGCTTGTCAAGACTAGATTACAGCTTCAGACTCCTCTTCATCAAACCCCACCCTACTCCGGCCTTTTAG ATGCCTTTAGAACCATTATCAAAGAGGAAGGACCCAGGGCCCTCTATAAGGGTATTCTCCCTGCTCTTCTTCTG CAGGTTTCTCATGGTGCTATTCAATTCACAGCGTACGAGGAACTCCGTAAACTCATTGTGGATTTCAAAGACAAGAGAAGAAATTCCGAATCCACTTCTGATAATTTATTG AACTCGGCGGATTATGCTGCACTGGGCGGCTCCTCCAAAGTCGCAGCAGTTCTTCTTACATATCCATTTCAAGTTATTAGAGCACGATTACAG cAAAGACCTAGTACCAACGGAACCCCAAGATATATAGACAGCTTACATGTCATGAGAGAAACCGCCAG ATTCGAGGGTCTCAGAGGTTTCTACAGGGGACTAACAGCTAATCTATTGAAAAATGTGCCTGCTTCTTCCATCACTTTCATCGTCTACGAAAACGTTCTGAAATTGCTGAAACAACCTCCAACGAAATAg
- the LOC108813254 gene encoding GDP-mannose 4,6 dehydratase 1, translating to MATPNGNGSHTARKVALVTGITGQDGSYLTEFLLGKGYQVHGLIRRSSNYNTQRINHIYVDPHNANKALMKLHYADLSDASSLRRWLDVIKPDEVYNLAAQSHVAVSFEIPDYTADVVATGSLRLLEAVRSHMADNARTIKYYQAGSSEMFGSTPPPQSETTPFHPRSPYAASKVAAHWYTVNYREAYGLYACNGILFNHESPRRGENFVTRKITRALGRIKVGLQTKLFLGNIQASRDWGFAGDYVEAMWLMLQQEKPDDYVVATEESHTVEEFLNVSFGYLGLNWKDHVEIDKRYFRPTEVDNLKGDASKAKEVLKWKPKVGFEQLVKMMVDEDLEMAKREKVLVDAGYIDAKQQP from the coding sequence ATGGCCACTCCTAATGGCAACGGTTCTCACACTGCGAGGAAGGTTGCATTGGTCACCGGGATCACCGGGCAGGACGGATCATACCTGACGGAGTTCCTGCTCGGAAAAGGCTACCAAGTCCACGGCCTGATTCGACGATCCTCAAACTACAACACGCAGAGAATCAACCACATCTACGTGGATCCACACAATGCCAACAAAGCTCTGATGAAGCTCCACTACGCTGATCTCTCTGATGCCTCCTCCCTCCGCCGTTGGCTCGACGTTATCAAGCCTGACGAGGTCTACAACCTTGCTGCTCAGTCCCACGTTGCTGTCTCCTTCGAGATCCCTGACTACACTGCTGATGTCGTCGCTACTGGATCTCTCCGCCTCCTCGAGGCTGTCAGGTCTCACATGGCTGACAATGCCCGCACTATCAAGTACTACCAGGCCGGATCCTCTGAGATGTTCGGCTCTACTCCTCCTCCCCAATCTGAGACCACTCCGTTTCACCCCAGATCTCCCTATGCTGCCTCCAAAGTCGCCGCTCACTGGTACACCGTCAATTACAGAGAAGCATACGGCCTCTACGCCTGCAACGGGATCCTTTTCAACCACGAGTCACCCCGCCGAGGCGAGAACTTCGTGACAAGGAAAATAACAAGGGCCTTGGGGAGGATCAAGGTCGGGCTGCAGACAAAGCTCTTCCTGGGAAACATACAGGCGTCGAGAGACTGGGGGTTCGCAGGGGACTACGTGGAGGCAATGTGGCTGATGCTGCAGCAGGAGAAACCAGATGACTACGTTGTGGCAACTGAGGAGTCACACACCGTCGAGGAGTTTCTTAACGTGTCCTTCGGGTACCTAGGCCTCAACTGGAAAGACCACGTGGAGATAGACAAGAGGTACTTCAGGCCAACGGAGGTTGACAACCTCAAAGGAGATGCGAGCAAGGCAAAGGAGGTGTTGAAGTGGAAGCCCAAAGTTGGGTTTGAGCAGCTGGTGAAGATGATGGTGGATGAAGATCTGGAGATGGCTAAAAGGGAGAAAGTGCTCGTCGATGCTGGTTACATTGACGCTAAGCAGCAACCTTAA